One genomic region from Streptomyces sp. Li-HN-5-11 encodes:
- a CDS encoding ABC transporter ATP-binding protein, which produces MTALLEVEDLRVAYGKIEAVKGISFKVEAGQIVTLIGTNGAGKTTTLRTLSGLLKPVGGQIKFNGKSLKKIPAHQIVSQGLAHSPEGRHIFPRMTIEDNLRLGAFLRKDREGIEKDIQRAYDLFPILGERRKQAAGTLSGGEQQMLAMGRALMSQPKLLMLDEPSMGLSPIMMQKIMATIAELKSQGTTILLVEQNAQAALSLADQGHVMEVGNIVLSGTGQDLLHDESVRKAYLGED; this is translated from the coding sequence ATGACCGCACTGCTCGAAGTCGAGGACCTCCGCGTCGCCTACGGCAAGATCGAGGCCGTCAAGGGCATCTCCTTCAAGGTCGAAGCCGGCCAGATCGTCACCCTCATCGGCACAAACGGCGCCGGCAAGACGACCACCCTGCGCACCCTCTCCGGCCTCCTCAAGCCCGTGGGCGGGCAGATCAAGTTCAACGGCAAGTCGCTGAAGAAGATCCCCGCCCACCAGATCGTCTCGCAGGGGCTCGCCCACTCCCCCGAGGGGCGGCACATCTTCCCCAGGATGACGATCGAGGACAACCTCCGGCTCGGTGCCTTCCTCCGCAAGGACAGGGAAGGCATCGAAAAGGACATCCAGCGCGCGTACGACCTCTTCCCCATCCTGGGAGAACGGAGGAAGCAGGCGGCGGGCACCCTCTCGGGCGGCGAGCAGCAGATGCTGGCCATGGGCCGGGCCCTCATGTCCCAGCCCAAGCTCCTCATGCTCGACGAGCCCTCCATGGGGCTGTCGCCGATCATGATGCAGAAGATCATGGCCACCATCGCCGAACTCAAGTCCCAGGGCACGACGATTCTGCTCGTCGAGCAGAACGCCCAGGCCGCGCTGTCGCTGGCCGACCAGGGACACGTCATGGAGGTCGGCAACATCGTCCTCTCCGGCACCGGGCAGGACCTGCTGCACGACGAGTCCGTGCGGAAGGCGTACCTCGGCGAGGACTAG
- a CDS encoding aminotransferase class V-fold PLP-dependent enzyme, whose translation MSTPPPGDPARLASGPDGPHALRPLLDTVLDALDSGRRARSGPLPAGGPDAVAARMRDALGDVLPESGDPDALRTLVHALAEGAADPADPLCAAHLHCPPLAVATAADLAVSVLNPSLDSWDQAPAASELEALVTRELAHATGLADSVVTTGGTESNQLALLLARESHGSGVRLVCGANAHHSLPRAAWLLGLPEPVVVPAPSGTLDLAALHEALTDIAGPRGSLLVAATAGTTDAGLIDPLPEIAGLCAAHGARLHIDAAHGGALLFSDRHRDKLTGLEAAHTVTLDLHKLGWQPVAAGLLAVRRPRDLAVLHQRADYLNAGDDTEAGLPDLLGRSLRTTRRPDILKIAVTLKTLGRTGVGALVDQVCARAREFADLVRDHPGFELYDRPTISTVLFRPAGATDDTVAAVRRKLLTDGHAVLGRARLDDRLWLKATLLNPDTRPDDLAGLLKLVEGSTPR comes from the coding sequence GTGAGCACTCCGCCCCCCGGCGACCCCGCCCGCCTCGCCTCGGGACCCGACGGGCCCCACGCCCTGCGGCCCCTGCTCGACACCGTGCTCGACGCGCTCGACAGCGGCCGGCGCGCCCGCTCGGGCCCGCTGCCCGCCGGCGGTCCCGACGCGGTCGCCGCCCGGATGCGCGACGCGCTGGGGGACGTCCTGCCCGAGAGCGGCGACCCGGACGCCCTGCGCACCCTCGTCCACGCCCTCGCCGAAGGCGCCGCCGACCCCGCGGACCCCCTGTGCGCCGCCCACCTGCACTGCCCGCCGCTGGCCGTCGCCACCGCCGCCGACCTCGCCGTCAGCGTCCTCAACCCCTCCCTCGACTCCTGGGACCAGGCCCCCGCGGCCTCCGAACTCGAAGCCCTCGTCACCCGGGAACTCGCCCACGCCACCGGCCTCGCCGACTCCGTCGTCACCACCGGCGGCACCGAATCCAACCAACTCGCCCTGCTGCTCGCCCGCGAGAGCCACGGCAGCGGCGTCCGTCTCGTCTGCGGAGCCAACGCCCACCACTCCCTGCCCCGCGCCGCCTGGCTGCTCGGCCTGCCCGAACCCGTCGTCGTGCCCGCCCCCTCCGGCACCCTCGACCTCGCCGCCCTCCACGAGGCCCTCACCGACATCGCAGGACCTCGCGGCTCCCTCCTCGTCGCCGCCACCGCGGGCACCACCGACGCCGGCCTCATCGACCCCCTCCCCGAGATCGCCGGACTGTGCGCCGCCCATGGCGCCCGCCTCCACATCGACGCCGCCCACGGCGGAGCCCTCCTCTTCAGCGACCGCCACCGCGACAAGCTCACCGGACTCGAGGCCGCCCACACCGTCACCCTCGACCTGCACAAACTCGGCTGGCAGCCCGTCGCCGCGGGACTCCTCGCCGTCCGACGCCCCCGCGACCTCGCCGTGCTGCACCAGCGGGCCGACTACCTCAACGCAGGCGACGACACCGAAGCGGGCCTGCCCGACCTCCTCGGCCGGTCCCTGCGCACCACCCGCCGCCCCGACATCCTCAAGATCGCCGTCACCCTCAAGACCCTCGGCCGCACCGGCGTCGGTGCCCTCGTCGACCAGGTCTGCGCCCGCGCCCGCGAGTTCGCCGACCTCGTCCGCGACCACCCCGGATTCGAACTTTACGACCGGCCCACGATCAGCACGGTCCTCTTCCGGCCCGCGGGCGCCACCGACGACACGGTCGCCGCCGTACGCCGCAAACTCCTCACCGACGGCCACGCCGTTCTCGGCCGCGCCCGCCTCGACGACCGTCTCTGGCTCAAAGCCACCCTCCTCAACCCCGACACCCGGCCCGACGACCTGGCCGGCCTCCTGAAACTGGTGGAAGGAAGCACCCCCCGATGA
- a CDS encoding response regulator, with protein MTAESPQPVDVSDDDKSHVPPLTTRVVIAEDEALIRLDLKEMLEEEGYSVVGEAGDGEQAVELAREHRPDLVILDVKMPKLDGISAAEKIAEERIAPVLMLTAFSQRDLVERARDAGAMAYLVKPFSKSDVVPAIEMAVSRFTELKELEKEVADLTQRLETRKLVDRAKSILQTEYGLTEPAAFRWIQKTSMDRRMSMQQVAEAVIQDSEEKKAGKAARSDKD; from the coding sequence GTGACCGCCGAGTCGCCCCAGCCCGTAGACGTGTCCGATGACGACAAGTCGCACGTGCCTCCGCTGACGACCCGTGTCGTCATCGCCGAGGACGAGGCGCTGATCCGGCTGGATCTCAAAGAGATGCTGGAGGAGGAGGGCTACTCGGTCGTCGGCGAGGCGGGTGACGGTGAGCAGGCCGTGGAGCTGGCCCGTGAGCACCGGCCCGACCTGGTGATTCTCGATGTGAAGATGCCGAAGCTGGACGGCATCTCGGCGGCGGAGAAGATCGCCGAGGAGCGTATCGCGCCCGTCCTCATGCTCACCGCGTTCTCGCAGCGTGACCTCGTGGAGCGGGCCCGGGACGCCGGGGCGATGGCGTATCTCGTGAAGCCCTTCAGCAAGAGCGATGTCGTTCCGGCCATCGAGATGGCCGTCTCGCGCTTCACGGAGCTGAAGGAGCTGGAGAAGGAGGTCGCGGACCTCACGCAGCGGCTGGAGACCCGGAAGCTGGTGGACCGCGCCAAGTCGATCCTGCAGACGGAGTACGGGCTGACCGAGCCGGCCGCGTTCCGCTGGATCCAGAAGACGTCGATGGACCGCCGCATGTCGATGCAGCAGGTGGCCGAGGCGGTCATCCAGGACAGCGAGGAGAAGAAGGCCGGCAAGGCCGCGAGGTCCGACAAGGACTGA
- the pepN gene encoding aminopeptidase N, whose amino-acid sequence MSVLTRDEAQTRAQLLDVHRYTVDLDLTGGDDTFDSLTTIRFTVRAGQDVTDTFVELKPAQLRSVTLDGQSLDPGSLTENRLPLKDLAPGEHELRADAVMRYSRTGEGMHRFTDPSDGETYVYTQLFMEDVQRVFAAFDQPDLKAVFDLTVKAPEGWTVLANGITEHTGDGVWKAATTPRISTYLVAVAAGPWHSVRTEHRGLPFGIHCRRSLAPHLDADADEILDVTRACFDRYHEKFDEPYPFDSYDQAFVPEFNAGAMENPGLVTFRDEFVYRSAVTDTERQTRAMVVAHEMAHMWFGDLVTLQWWDDIWLNESFAEYMGYQTLTEATRFTDTWTDFGVARKSWGYDADQRPSTHPVAPENVDDTASALLNFDGISYAKGASALRQLVAWLGEKDFLAGINTHFARHKFANATLADFIDSLASATDRDVRAWADAWLRTTGVDTLTPRISPAADGTCTLTVDHAGSRPHRIAVGLYDQDLTDEGHLTLRSRPGLDIPQPDALPIGKRPALLLLNDGDLTYAKVRFDPDSFRTVRANLRGLPEPLTRAVVWNALRDAVRDGELPATDYLETARAHLPYETDLALVEAVLAFARVHVADRLLTPDQRPAALATLADLCRDLIRRTEDGDNPGLRLIAVRQFIAAAAHPDTIAAWLADGTVPGGPELDPDLRWRVLARLAVLGATDEDAIAAELDRDPSATGQEGAARCHAALPDPQAKRTAWEAMFAGDDLSNYLFTATAQGFWQPEQAGLVSEYVPRYYEDAVALAARRGPAMAEAAGRWAFPAHAVDAGHLRLGQACLRDADPLPALRRKLADQLDDLARALRVREARSTDATADAPQT is encoded by the coding sequence ATGTCCGTACTCACGCGCGACGAAGCGCAGACCCGTGCCCAGCTCCTCGACGTCCACCGCTACACGGTCGACCTCGACCTGACCGGTGGGGACGACACCTTCGACTCCCTGACCACCATCCGGTTCACCGTACGCGCCGGCCAGGACGTCACGGACACGTTCGTCGAGCTCAAGCCCGCCCAGCTGCGCTCCGTCACCCTCGACGGACAGTCCCTCGACCCCGGCAGCCTCACCGAGAACCGGCTGCCGTTGAAGGACCTCGCCCCTGGCGAGCACGAGCTGCGCGCGGACGCCGTCATGCGCTACTCCCGCACCGGCGAGGGCATGCACCGCTTCACCGACCCCTCCGACGGGGAGACCTACGTCTACACCCAGCTGTTCATGGAAGACGTCCAGCGCGTCTTCGCCGCCTTCGACCAGCCCGACCTCAAGGCCGTCTTCGACCTCACCGTCAAGGCCCCCGAGGGCTGGACCGTCCTCGCCAACGGCATCACCGAGCACACCGGGGACGGCGTCTGGAAGGCCGCCACCACCCCCCGCATCTCCACCTACCTCGTCGCCGTCGCCGCCGGCCCCTGGCACTCCGTGCGCACCGAACACCGCGGCCTGCCCTTCGGCATCCACTGCCGCCGCTCGCTCGCCCCCCACCTCGACGCGGACGCCGACGAAATCCTCGACGTCACACGCGCGTGCTTCGACCGCTACCACGAGAAGTTCGACGAGCCCTACCCCTTCGACTCCTACGACCAGGCATTCGTCCCGGAGTTCAACGCCGGCGCCATGGAGAACCCGGGCCTGGTCACCTTCCGCGACGAATTCGTCTACCGCTCCGCCGTCACGGACACCGAGCGCCAGACCCGCGCCATGGTCGTCGCGCACGAGATGGCCCACATGTGGTTCGGCGACCTCGTCACCCTCCAGTGGTGGGACGACATCTGGCTGAACGAGTCCTTCGCCGAGTACATGGGTTACCAGACCCTCACCGAGGCGACCCGCTTCACAGACACCTGGACCGACTTCGGCGTCGCCCGCAAGTCCTGGGGCTACGACGCCGACCAGCGCCCCTCCACCCACCCCGTGGCCCCCGAGAACGTCGACGACACCGCCTCCGCCCTGCTCAACTTCGACGGCATCTCCTACGCCAAGGGCGCCTCCGCCCTGCGTCAGCTGGTGGCCTGGCTCGGCGAGAAGGACTTCCTCGCCGGCATCAACACCCACTTCGCCCGGCACAAGTTCGCCAACGCCACCCTCGCCGACTTCATCGACTCCCTCGCCTCCGCCACCGACCGAGACGTCCGCGCCTGGGCCGACGCCTGGCTGCGCACCACCGGTGTCGACACCCTCACCCCGCGCATCTCGCCCGCCGCCGACGGCACCTGCACCCTCACCGTCGACCACGCCGGCAGCCGCCCCCACCGCATCGCCGTCGGCCTGTACGACCAGGACCTCACCGACGAAGGCCACCTCACCCTGCGCTCCCGCCCCGGCCTCGACATACCGCAGCCCGACGCCCTGCCCATCGGCAAGCGCCCCGCCCTGCTCCTGCTCAACGACGGCGACCTCACCTACGCCAAGGTCCGCTTCGACCCCGACTCCTTCCGGACGGTCCGCGCGAACCTGCGCGGCCTGCCCGAACCGCTGACCCGCGCGGTGGTGTGGAACGCCCTGCGGGACGCGGTCCGCGACGGCGAACTCCCCGCCACCGACTACCTGGAGACCGCCCGCGCCCACCTGCCGTACGAGACCGACCTCGCCCTCGTCGAGGCCGTCCTCGCCTTCGCCCGCGTCCACGTCGCCGACCGCCTCCTCACCCCCGACCAGCGGCCCGCCGCCCTGGCCACCCTCGCCGACCTGTGCCGCGACCTCATCCGCCGCACCGAGGACGGCGACAACCCCGGCCTGCGCCTGATCGCCGTACGGCAGTTCATCGCCGCCGCCGCCCACCCCGACACCATCGCCGCCTGGCTCGCCGACGGCACGGTGCCCGGCGGCCCCGAACTCGACCCCGACCTGCGCTGGCGCGTCCTCGCCCGGCTCGCCGTCCTCGGCGCCACCGACGAGGACGCCATCGCCGCCGAACTGGACCGCGACCCCTCCGCCACTGGCCAGGAAGGCGCCGCCCGCTGCCACGCCGCCCTGCCCGACCCGCAGGCCAAGCGCACCGCCTGGGAGGCGATGTTCGCCGGCGACGACCTGTCCAACTACCTCTTCACCGCCACCGCCCAGGGCTTCTGGCAGCCCGAACAGGCCGGCCTCGTCAGCGAGTACGTGCCCCGGTACTACGAGGACGCCGTCGCACTCGCCGCCCGGCGCGGCCCCGCCATGGCCGAAGCCGCCGGCCGCTGGGCCTTTCCCGCCCACGCCGTCGACGCCGGCCACCTGCGCCTCGGCCAGGCCTGCCTGCGCGACGCCGACCCCCTCCCGGCCCTGCGCCGAAAGCTCGCCGACCAGCTCGACGACCTGGCCCGGGCGCTGCGCGTGCGGGAGGCCCGGAGCACGGACGCGACAGCGGACGCACCACAGACATGA
- a CDS encoding SIMPL domain-containing protein, whose protein sequence is MATAPAHPAPEPQPAVPYGTPDAPRIAVRGEAHLEVDPEIARVGITVAARGRDRRSALDDLTRRNATVLDLVKSYGEAVERLETGAFSITPELTRHGRGERVRTYHGTVRITVELSDFTALGELTTRLADLDLTRVDGPWWALRPQSPAHRQARQQAVREAVQRAREYAEALGTSLTALVELADIGAESAQPSPPGAPRMRSMAAYGAPAQQDAPVPLDLEPERQHVHAQVNARFTMAPPRL, encoded by the coding sequence ATGGCCACAGCCCCCGCGCACCCCGCACCGGAGCCCCAACCCGCCGTCCCCTACGGCACGCCCGACGCACCACGCATCGCCGTCCGCGGCGAAGCCCACCTCGAAGTGGACCCCGAGATCGCCCGCGTCGGCATCACCGTCGCCGCCCGCGGCAGGGACCGCCGCTCCGCCCTCGACGACCTCACCAGGCGCAACGCCACCGTGCTCGACCTGGTGAAGTCCTACGGCGAGGCCGTGGAGCGCCTGGAGACCGGCGCCTTCTCCATCACCCCCGAACTCACCCGGCACGGCCGCGGCGAGCGCGTCCGCACCTATCACGGCACCGTGCGCATCACCGTCGAGCTCTCCGACTTCACCGCCCTCGGTGAACTGACCACCCGACTGGCCGACTTGGATCTCACCCGGGTGGACGGCCCCTGGTGGGCACTGCGCCCCCAGTCGCCGGCCCACCGGCAGGCCCGTCAGCAGGCCGTACGAGAGGCCGTCCAGCGGGCCAGGGAATACGCCGAAGCCCTCGGAACCTCGCTCACCGCACTCGTCGAACTCGCCGACATCGGCGCGGAAAGCGCCCAGCCCTCGCCGCCGGGCGCTCCGCGCATGCGGTCGATGGCGGCCTACGGAGCCCCGGCCCAGCAGGACGCGCCGGTCCCCCTGGACCTGGAACCGGAACGCCAGCACGTCCACGCGCAAGTCAACGCGCGCTTCACCATGGCACCGCCCAGACTGTGA
- a CDS encoding SidA/IucD/PvdA family monooxygenase, with amino-acid sequence MSPTPHPPGHAPGAPRDLVGIGIGPFNLSLAALAHPLTSLDTVFYEQRPGFDWHPGLLIDGARVQVPFLADLVTLADPTSHWTFLNHLKARDRLFPFYFAEHLHIQRTEYDAYCRWVCDNLPGLHFGHRVDAVRWNPELDVFEVDFTRPAPDGEAETLGRTHTRNVVLGIGTEPHVPDPLRPLADAPGVPVIHAADYLDHRDTLLAAGHITVVGSGQSGAEVFLDLLRHRPAGRERLHWIGRTEAFAPMEYSKLGLEHFTPDYTRYFHALPGPVRDRLVPAQWQLHKGVDSGTLAAIHDELYRRTLHGGWPDTVLTPGVRVRTAGRLATSQVELHLEHTQQGTRSRLTTDAVVLATGYRQRPLTRLLAGLDPYLRRDSGERLRVDEHFRLVLDPSITATGCHVYVQNAELHTHGVGAPDLGLAAWRSATILNSVTGKEVYPLPARTAFTTFGLHRPPHLPPARESRTLTPLVDQR; translated from the coding sequence ATGAGCCCGACCCCCCACCCCCCAGGCCACGCACCCGGAGCACCCCGCGACCTGGTCGGCATCGGCATCGGACCGTTCAACCTCTCCCTCGCCGCCCTCGCCCACCCGCTCACCTCCCTCGACACCGTCTTCTACGAGCAGCGCCCCGGCTTCGACTGGCATCCCGGCCTGCTCATCGACGGCGCCCGCGTCCAAGTGCCCTTCCTCGCCGACCTGGTCACCCTCGCCGACCCCACCAGCCACTGGACCTTCCTCAACCACCTCAAGGCCCGCGACCGGCTCTTCCCCTTCTACTTCGCCGAACACCTCCACATCCAGCGCACCGAGTACGACGCCTACTGCCGCTGGGTCTGCGACAACCTCCCGGGCTTGCACTTCGGCCACCGGGTCGACGCCGTCCGCTGGAACCCCGAGCTCGACGTCTTCGAAGTCGACTTCACCCGGCCGGCCCCGGACGGCGAAGCCGAGACCCTCGGCCGCACCCACACCAGGAACGTCGTCCTCGGCATCGGCACCGAACCCCACGTACCCGACCCGCTGCGGCCCCTGGCCGACGCCCCCGGCGTCCCCGTCATCCACGCCGCCGACTACCTCGACCACCGCGACACCCTCCTCGCCGCCGGCCACATCACCGTCGTAGGCTCAGGCCAGTCCGGCGCCGAGGTCTTCCTCGACCTGCTCCGCCACCGCCCCGCCGGCCGGGAACGACTTCATTGGATCGGCCGCACCGAGGCCTTCGCGCCGATGGAGTACTCCAAACTCGGTCTGGAGCACTTCACCCCCGACTACACCCGCTACTTCCACGCCCTGCCCGGGCCCGTGCGTGACCGGCTCGTCCCCGCCCAGTGGCAGCTGCACAAGGGCGTCGACTCGGGCACTCTCGCCGCCATCCACGACGAGCTCTACCGCCGCACCCTGCACGGCGGCTGGCCCGACACCGTCCTCACCCCCGGCGTCCGCGTCCGTACCGCCGGCCGCCTCGCCACCAGCCAGGTCGAACTGCACCTCGAACACACTCAGCAGGGCACCCGCAGCCGCCTCACCACCGACGCCGTCGTCCTCGCCACCGGCTACCGCCAGCGCCCGCTCACCCGGCTCCTCGCCGGCCTCGACCCCTACCTGCGCCGCGACAGCGGCGAGCGCCTCCGCGTCGACGAGCACTTCCGTCTCGTCCTCGACCCGTCCATCACCGCCACCGGCTGCCATGTCTATGTCCAGAACGCCGAACTCCACACCCACGGCGTCGGCGCCCCCGACCTCGGTCTCGCCGCCTGGCGCAGCGCCACCATCCTCAACTCGGTGACCGGCAAAGAGGTGTACCCACTGCCCGCCCGAACGGCCTTCACCACCTTCGGACTCCACCGACCGCCACACCTCCCGCCCGCCCGGGAGAGCAGAACGCTCACCCCGCTCGTCGACCAGCGGTGA
- a CDS encoding GNAT family N-acetyltransferase, with amino-acid sequence MTDPWMIDVPGGRVVLREPVPGDEDGLLAVFEECEDWFVAATGLPSAPGDVQSLFYALPEGAGPDDKVLLVVERDGAVVGLVDTVRDHPEPGAVAVGLFLLAPRARGLGAGRAVAEALLARAEGVTRVTASVPPGWEPGEHFARRLGFTLGEPSAVGAEVGNRRAGPREVAVRRAELRLDGDEAAGPGGR; translated from the coding sequence ATGACGGATCCGTGGATGATCGATGTGCCCGGTGGACGCGTGGTGCTGCGGGAGCCGGTGCCCGGGGACGAGGACGGGTTGCTCGCCGTGTTCGAGGAGTGTGAGGACTGGTTCGTGGCGGCCACCGGGCTGCCGTCGGCGCCTGGTGACGTGCAGAGCCTGTTCTACGCGCTGCCGGAGGGCGCCGGCCCGGACGACAAGGTGCTGCTCGTGGTGGAGCGGGACGGAGCCGTGGTGGGCCTGGTGGACACGGTGCGGGACCATCCGGAGCCGGGCGCCGTGGCGGTCGGGCTGTTCCTGCTGGCACCGCGGGCGCGGGGCCTGGGGGCGGGCCGGGCGGTGGCCGAGGCGCTGCTGGCGCGGGCGGAGGGGGTGACGCGGGTGACGGCGAGCGTGCCGCCCGGCTGGGAGCCGGGAGAGCACTTCGCACGGCGGCTGGGATTCACCCTCGGGGAGCCGTCGGCGGTCGGCGCCGAGGTCGGCAACCGGCGGGCGGGGCCGCGCGAAGTGGCGGTCAGGCGGGCGGAGTTGCGTCTGGACGGCGACGAGGCCGCGGGGCCGGGCGGCCGGTGA
- the pyk gene encoding pyruvate kinase: protein MRRAKIVCTLGPATDTYDQIKALVDAGMDVARFNLSHGTYAEHEERYRRVRKAADETGRSVGILADLQGPKIRLGRFSEGPVLLERGDTFTITVEEGVEGDRHTCGTTYAGLADDVTPGERILVDDGKVALEVTAVDGPRVRTKVVEGGMISDHKGLNLPGVAVSVPALSKKDQDDLRWALHTGFDVIALSFVRSGRDILDVHRIMDDEGRRLPVIAKVEKPQAVEAIEDIVAAFDGIMVARGDLGVEMPLEQVPIVQKRAIKLAKRNAKPVIVATQMLDSMIGNSRPTRAEASDVANAVIDGTDAVMLSGETSVGNYPVQTVRTMSRIVAAAEEDLLAKGLPPLTDRNKPRTQGGAVARAAAEIGDFLGAKFLVAFTQSGDTARRLSRYRSPIPLLAFTPQPATRSQLSLSWGVETFLGPHVGSTDAMVDQVDELLLKYGRCKKGDVVVITAGSPPGVTGSTNLVRVHHIGEDDSPKQGPGPQESLPSSEKRMFTS from the coding sequence ATGCGCCGAGCAAAGATCGTCTGTACCCTGGGGCCCGCCACCGACACGTACGACCAGATCAAGGCGCTGGTCGACGCGGGAATGGACGTCGCCCGATTCAACCTCAGCCACGGCACGTACGCCGAACACGAGGAGCGTTACCGGCGCGTACGCAAGGCGGCCGACGAGACCGGCCGCAGTGTCGGAATCCTCGCCGACCTTCAGGGCCCGAAGATCCGGCTCGGTCGTTTCAGCGAAGGACCCGTACTGCTTGAACGCGGCGACACCTTCACCATCACCGTTGAAGAAGGCGTCGAGGGCGACCGTCACACCTGCGGAACCACTTACGCCGGTCTCGCCGACGACGTCACCCCCGGCGAGCGCATCCTCGTCGACGACGGCAAGGTCGCCCTCGAAGTGACCGCCGTCGACGGCCCGCGTGTACGGACGAAGGTCGTCGAGGGAGGGATGATCTCCGACCACAAGGGCCTCAACCTCCCGGGCGTCGCCGTCTCCGTCCCCGCCCTCTCCAAGAAGGACCAGGACGACCTGCGCTGGGCGCTGCACACCGGCTTCGACGTCATCGCCCTGTCGTTCGTCCGCAGCGGCCGCGACATCCTCGACGTGCACCGCATCATGGACGACGAGGGCCGCCGCCTGCCCGTCATCGCCAAGGTCGAGAAGCCGCAGGCGGTGGAGGCCATCGAGGACATCGTCGCCGCGTTCGACGGCATCATGGTCGCTCGCGGAGACCTGGGCGTGGAGATGCCCCTGGAGCAGGTCCCCATCGTGCAGAAGCGCGCGATCAAGCTGGCGAAACGGAACGCCAAGCCGGTGATCGTCGCCACGCAGATGCTCGACTCCATGATCGGGAACTCCCGGCCGACCCGCGCCGAGGCGAGCGACGTGGCGAACGCGGTCATCGACGGCACGGACGCGGTGATGCTGTCCGGGGAGACGAGCGTCGGAAACTACCCGGTGCAGACGGTCAGGACCATGTCCCGCATCGTCGCCGCGGCGGAGGAGGACCTCCTGGCCAAGGGCCTGCCGCCGCTGACGGACCGCAACAAGCCCCGGACCCAGGGCGGCGCGGTGGCCCGCGCGGCGGCCGAGATCGGCGACTTCCTCGGCGCCAAGTTCCTCGTCGCCTTCACCCAGTCGGGCGACACGGCCCGCCGCCTCTCCCGCTACCGCTCGCCCATTCCCCTCCTGGCCTTCACCCCGCAGCCGGCCACCCGCTCCCAGCTCAGTCTGTCCTGGGGCGTCGAAACGTTCCTGGGTCCCCATGTCGGCTCCACCGACGCGATGGTCGACCAGGTCGACGAACTGCTGCTCAAGTACGGCCGCTGCAAGAAGGGCGACGTGGTCGTGATCACGGCGGGCTCCCCTCCGGGCGTCACCGGCTCGACGAACCTGGTCCGCGTGCACCACATCGGGGAGGACGACAGCCCCAAGCAGGGGCCCGGCCCCCAGGAGAGCCTTCCGTCCAGTGAAAAGCGGATGTTCACGTCATAG
- a CDS encoding ABC transporter ATP-binding protein has protein sequence MTTDTTTKDATPGANAPGQTVLDARGVTMRFGGLTAVRGVDLTVGSGEIVGLIGPNGAGKTTFFNCLTGLYVPTEGEVRYKGNVLPPKSFKVTAAGIARTFQNIRLFANMTVLENVLVGRHTRTKEGFWSAVLRGPGFHRAEAASRERAMELLEFVGLAAKADHLARNLPYGEQRKLEIARALASEPGLLLLDEPTAGMNPQETRTTEELVFAIRDMGIAVLVIEHDMRFIFNLCDRVAVLVQGEKLIEGDSATVQGDERVIAAYLGEPFEGAPGDEEAAEVENAEAHAENTTDAAPGKENDR, from the coding sequence ATGACCACCGACACCACCACGAAGGACGCGACCCCCGGCGCCAACGCCCCCGGCCAGACCGTCCTCGACGCTCGCGGCGTCACCATGCGCTTCGGCGGCCTCACCGCCGTACGCGGAGTCGACCTCACCGTGGGCAGCGGCGAGATCGTCGGCCTGATCGGGCCCAACGGCGCCGGTAAGACCACCTTCTTCAACTGCCTCACCGGCCTGTACGTGCCCACCGAGGGAGAGGTCCGCTACAAGGGCAACGTCCTGCCGCCCAAGTCCTTCAAGGTCACCGCGGCCGGCATCGCCCGCACCTTCCAGAACATCCGCCTGTTCGCCAACATGACGGTCCTGGAGAACGTCCTCGTCGGGCGGCACACCCGCACCAAGGAAGGCTTCTGGTCCGCCGTCCTGCGCGGCCCCGGCTTCCACAGGGCCGAAGCGGCCTCACGCGAACGCGCCATGGAACTGCTGGAGTTCGTCGGCCTCGCCGCCAAGGCGGACCATCTCGCCCGCAATCTCCCCTACGGCGAACAGCGCAAACTGGAGATCGCCCGCGCCCTCGCCAGCGAACCCGGCCTTCTGCTGCTGGACGAACCCACCGCCGGCATGAACCCCCAGGAGACCCGGACCACCGAGGAACTCGTCTTCGCCATCCGCGACATGGGCATCGCCGTCCTCGTCATCGAGCACGACATGCGGTTCATCTTCAACCTCTGCGACCGTGTCGCCGTCCTCGTCCAGGGCGAGAAACTCATCGAAGGCGACAGCGCCACCGTCCAGGGCGACGAACGCGTCATCGCCGCCTACCTCGGCGAGCCCTTCGAAGGCGCCCCGGGCGACGAAGAGGCCGCCGAAGTCGAGAACGCCGAGGCACACGCCGAGAACACCACGGACGCCGCGCCCGGCAAGGAGAACGACCGATGA